The bacterium nucleotide sequence CTGGCCGCTGCTTCTCAGGTCCTGGATGTAGCTCTGCAACTCGCGATAGTCCATTTCCTCGGGCTTGCGGAGCCCGCCCCGAAAGTACTCCGGGCCTTCCTCCAGTTGGTATTTCATCGGCTCGTCGAACTCGACGAAGCCGGTCTCTTGCCGGCCTTGCCAGGATCGCGACCAGCCGTTCGACAACGTCCACCAGCCGTCCTCGACGTAGGTCGCTCGCTGCGCCCAGAGCCGGTCCGTCAAACGATAGTCGTCGTCGAACTTGAAGATTTGTAGCCGGTGGAGTTGCTTCAGGTCCTCGTCGAGGAAGGCGTAGTTGTAGAGGTAGTTGCCCTTGCCGAAGAGCCATCGCCGATCGGCACGGTGCATTCGAGCCTGTTGTTGGCCCTTGATCATCGCCCTGAGCTCCGCGGCTCGCTCGTTCGAAGCCGCCAGCACCTCGGATTGGAGGACACCGCAAAGCGTGGCGACCAGGCCGGCGGCGAGGACGACCGGAATCGCGAGCCGATAGAGACTCATTCCGAGGGCCTTGCAAGCGATGATCTCGTTGGTCCGAGACAGCAAGCCGAAGCTGATCAGAGTCGACACCAGGACGATGATCGGAGCGATCTGATAGACGATGCCGAAGGTCTTGAACTTGTAGTAGTCGACGACATAGCTCGTGGGCGCCTCGCTATCGAGGAAGCTGTTGAAGTTGTCCGCGAGATCGAAGACCAGGTAAATGACGATCCCGGTCATGAAGGAGAGCGTCAACACTCGCAAGAAAGTCAGCAAGACGTAGCGGTCCAGGGAGTTCGGAAACCGCAGGTGAAACTCGGGGAGACGAAGCACCAGACGGGCCCGCTGGCGTCGTTTCACCAATACCTGGCGCCGTGCGACCTTTTTCTCCTCCTGGCGGCGCCTGAGACGGAGCACGCGGAGCCACAGGGATTCTTGAATCCAGCGGTCCAGCTGGGAGAGCATCAGGCTCTTGTCGCGGTTGCGCCGCGCCAGCAGGAAGAGGCCGATCACCAGCAGTGCCATGTTGGGAAACCACACGGCGAGCCAGGCCGAAACCGATCCCTTGCGCGCGATGTCCTCTCCCGAGCTGAGCAGGACGTAGTAGATCAAGAAGACGCCCAGGGAGATGGCAAATCCTGCGGAGCGACCGCCGCGAGAGTTGTTGAACCCCAGCGGCAAAGCCAGCAGCCCGAACACGATACAAGCCGCCGGTAGGCTGAACTTCTTGTGCAGCTCCACCGATGCCATGTTGTGAACCACTTCGGGGTAGGCCGGATCCGTTGCTCGGCTCCTGAGCTCGCTGAACGAGAGTTCGCGTAACCCGCGCTTGACGGATCTGGGCGACATCTGCGGCAGGGTCGCCAGCTTGATGTCCATCTCCCGGTGGGCGATGACGTCCTGGCCCGCCGGATCCATGAAGTCGACGCGGTGGATATAGGCGTTCTCCAGCGACAGCATCACTTCGCCGTCGCTGCCAGGCTGTGCCCAGCCCCAGTCGGCGACGAAGATCTCGCTCTTCTGGGTCGGGATGGCGTCGCCGAGGAAGACCCCCTTCCAGCGGCTTTCGCCTGGAGGTGCCTCGAAAATGTAGAGCACCTTGTTCTGCCAACCGGTGTGCGGAACCCTGGGCTGGACTTCCTCCGTCAAGCTCTGAGCCAGGATCTCGATCTGGAGCTTCTGCAGAGCGTGATTACCGACCGGCAACACCTGGATCATCAGGTACGTGCTGAGGCCGGTGAGGAGCAGAGACAGGACAACAATAGGACGGTAGAGCGAGAACAGGCTGACGCCGCATGCGCGGAGGGCTACGAGCTCGCTGTCGGAAGACAGACGGCCGATAGCGATCAAGATGCTGAACAGCAGCGCCATCGGGATCGTCAT carries:
- the lptF gene encoding LPS export ABC transporter permease LptF — protein: MRLDRYILAEILGPLALGFFVFTVILLLQAFFKSARLIISSGVAIEAVGKLLLLSLPWIVVMTIPMALLFSILIAIGRLSSDSELVALRACGVSLFSLYRPIVVLSLLLTGLSTYLMIQVLPVGNHALQKLQIEILAQSLTEEVQPRVPHTGWQNKVLYIFEAPPGESRWKGVFLGDAIPTQKSEIFVADWGWAQPGSDGEVMLSLENAYIHRVDFMDPAGQDVIAHREMDIKLATLPQMSPRSVKRGLRELSFSELRSRATDPAYPEVVHNMASVELHKKFSLPAACIVFGLLALPLGFNNSRGGRSAGFAISLGVFLIYYVLLSSGEDIARKGSVSAWLAVWFPNMALLVIGLFLLARRNRDKSLMLSQLDRWIQESLWLRVLRLRRRQEEKKVARRQVLVKRRQRARLVLRLPEFHLRFPNSLDRYVLLTFLRVLTLSFMTGIVIYLVFDLADNFNSFLDSEAPTSYVVDYYKFKTFGIVYQIAPIIVLVSTLISFGLLSRTNEIIACKALGMSLYRLAIPVVLAAGLVATLCGVLQSEVLAASNERAAELRAMIKGQQQARMHRADRRWLFGKGNYLYNYAFLDEDLKQLHRLQIFKFDDDYRLTDRLWAQRATYVEDGWWTLSNGWSRSWQGRQETGFVEFDEPMKYQLEEGPEYFRGGLRKPEEMDYRELQSYIQDLRSSGQDVPQLEVALHNKIAFPVISLVMALVALPFAFRMGRQGALYGIGLSLVLGVVLMIFLSTFSALGENNILPPLVAVWSPSAIFAIFSLYLFLG